The Terriglobales bacterium genomic interval GCGTCGCGGCCCTTGGTGGGCGAGCCGCCCTTGGCCATGTACTGCATCATTATGTCGCGCGCCGGAAAGCCCTTCACCAGGAGCGAGCCCTGGTTGCGGATCATGGGCGCCAGCCAGTCTTCTTTTTTCAGCGCATAGGCGGAGGCGCACGAGCAAGCCTCCTGCCCCAGCCCGAAGTACACCCCGCCTACCACCTGCCCCTGCTTGTACAGATTCTCGAGCGCCTGCTCCATCTTTCGATTGAGCAGCATCCAGCGATAGATCGCGACGCCCTGTTCCTTTTTCAGATACTTCGATTCGCGGATCGGCGGCACCTGACCATCCAGCTTCCCGCGCACCTCGTAGCGCACCTCGCCGTCGCGCACGACTTCGATCACGCGGAAGGTCGGCTTCTCCAGCCGCAGGTCTTCGATGGGGTGGGCGATCTTTGCCGATAGGGCAGGCGCAGCTTTAGCTCCGTCCTTGCTCTGCGCCTGCATCTTGTTGTGCTTGTTCTTCATCCTTACGCCCACGTCTCTTCGCTTTCGCCCCGCAGCTTTCGGATCTCCTCCGGCGCCCGCATGGGCACGCCCACCGGGTGGCCCAGCAACGCATCGAGCGCATTCACCGGGCGGACCTCGCTCGCGAACACCTCGCTACACCGCCGCGCCACCACGTCTGCGACCTCAGACAGCGGGATCGTCGTTCCCAATTCCTTCGCCATAGAAGTCACGGGCTTCTGCGAGATACCGCAGGGTACGATCAGCTCAAAGTCGCTTAAATCCGTGTTCACATTTAGCGCGAACCCATGCGAGGTCACTCCGCGTGAGATGTGAACGCCAATCGCCGCGATCTTGCCCTGTGGCTTTTCCTTCTCCGTCTCTCCGGGTCTCTGTGGTGAGCCCGGCGTAGTCCACACCCCGGTCATCCCCGCCACGCGCTCGGCCGCGATGCCGAAGTCCGCGCAAGTACGAATCAGCACTTCCTCCAGCCGCCGCACGAACTCCACCGCGCCGACGGGTGGCACGAATCCACGCAGGTCGAAGATGGGATAGCCCACCAACTGCCCCGGTCCGTGATAAGTCACGTCGCCGCCGCGGTCACACTCGAAGACCTCGACCCCCCGCGCCGCAAGCTGCTCCGGCGCCGCAATCACGTTGGCCGCCCTGGCATTCCGCCCCAGCGTGATCACCCGCGGATGCTCCAGCAGCATCAGCACATCGCCGATTTCCCCTCGCTTGCGCCGTTCCACAAGAGAGTGCTGCAGCTCGAGCGCTGTGCCGTAATCCACGGTCCCGAGTTGGACCACAGAGATCAAAAGTTGATCGCGACTCCCTCTACCGCATTGAACGCGTCTCCCATTCCTTCCGACAGCGTCGGGTGAGCATGGATGGTGAACATCAGATCGTCCACCGTGCCTTCCAGTTCCATCACCGCCACCGACTCGGCGATCAACTCGGTCGCTGACGGACCGATGATGTGCACGCCCAGGATCTCGCCATACTTCGCTTCCGCGATCACCTTGATGAACCCTTCGTGCGCGCCCACGATGCTGGCTCGCGAATTTGCCGTGAACGGGAACTTGCCGACCTTCACCTGGTACCCCGCCTGTTTCGCTGCGGCTTCCGTCAGGCCCACGCTCCCGATCTGCGGCTCGCAGTACGTGCAGTTGGGAATGCGCTCGCGTCGCACCGGCCGCGCCGGCTTGCCCGCGATGCGCGCCACCGCCACGATGCCTTCCATCATCCCCGCGTGCGCCAGTTGCGGCAGCCCGGCCAGGATGTCGCCCACGGCATACATGCCCGGCTCCGCGGTCTCCATCCACTCGTTCACGTGGACGTATCCGCGCTCGCTCTTGACCTTCGTCTTTTCCAGGCCGATGCCTTCCGTGCGCGGCGCCCGTCCCACCGCGATCAAAATCTTCTCCGCCTCTACCCTCTGCGGCTTGCCGTCGCTTGCCGTGAAGCTCACTGCCACGCCCGTCTTCGTTTTCTCGACCTTATCCACCTTGGCGCCGGTATGGCTCTTGATGCCTTTCTTGTTGAACGATCGCAGCAATTCTTTGGAAACTTCTTCGTCCTCGAGCGGCACCAGCCGGGGCAGCATCTCCAGAATGGTCACTTCGCTTTCGAACGAGCGGAAGATCGATGCGAACTCCACGCCCACGGCTCCCGCGCCCACCACGATCAGGGACTTGGGAATCGCATCCAGGCTCAGGATCTCGATGTTCGTCAGGATGCGCTCATCCGCTTTCAGGCCAGGGAGCATTCTCGCCTCGGAGCCGGTCGCCAGAATGACGTTCTTCGCCTTCACCGTCGTGGCTGCGCCCTTCCCGTCCGCCGGAACCACCTCCACTGTCAGCACACCATCCTTGCGCGGTCCCGTGAGCCGGCCGAACCCGCCGACCACCGTAACCTTGTTCTTGCGCATCAGGTAGTCCAGTCCTTTGGTGTGCTTGGCCACGATCTTGTTCTTGCGATCCTGAACAGTAGCCCAGTTAATCTTGGGGCTGGTCACGCCTTCGATGCCGAATTCCTTGGCGGCCTTTAGATGGTCATAAATTTCGGCGTTGAAAAGCAGCGCTTTCGTAGGGATACAGCCCACTTGCAGGCAGGTCCCGCCCAGCTTGGCGTCTTTTTCGATCAGGCAGGTCTTCAGGCCCCACTGGCCGGCGCGGATGGCGGCCGTGTATCCGCCCGGTCCCGCGCCCAGGATGGCCACATCGTAGATGGTCTCAGCCAAGTTCGCGCTCCCTGCTTCCGGAGATGGCTACGCGCTCGATTGTATTCGAGCCCCGCGCAGGGACGCGAGTTTCGCGGCTACCTTGCCACTTCGCTCATCAGCGCCAGCAGATTCCCCTCGGAATCCCGGAACGAGCACAGCCACAGGTCGAACTTCTCCAGCTTGGCTACCAGGATGGGCGGTTCCTCGACCTTCACCTTGCGCTCCGTTAGGGCGGCATGCGCTTTCTGGATGTCCGGGACCTTGAAATAAATGATGGAGCTGGGATGGTCGAACTCTTTCTTGTCCGGCACCGCCAGCATCAATCGGATCCCGTTACAGTCGAAGAATGCCAGGGATCCGGCCGGGAACAGGAACTTCATGCCCAGTACGTCGCGGTAGAATGCCACCGCCCGGTCCAGATCGTGCGCCGTCACGCTGATCTGGCCGATGGCTCCGAGCGCCAATTCTGTGCCCATGGCTAAAACCTCCTTGCAGCGCATCTGCAATATAGTTAGCATAGCTAACTAAATGCCGGAACGCAAGCCAAAAAGCGCGCCCCACGGGAATCGCACAGATCACGCGGTGGCGGACCGCCTGCACTCGGCTGCCATCCGGCTGCTGCGCCGGCTGCGCGCCCAGGACCGCGCTTCCGGCGTCGGCCCCGCCCAGCTCTCCGCCTTGTCGGTCCTGGTCTTCGCCGGGCCGCGTTCGCTCAAGGAACTGGCGGAAGCCGAGCAGGTGCGGCCGCCGACCATGAGCCGCATCGTCGCGGGGCTGCGTCGTTCCGGCCTGGTGCGCGCCGAAGCCGTCGGAGCCGACCGCCGCAAGCTCCGCCTCGTCCCCACACCCAGAGGCGTTCGAGTCATGCAGCAGGGCCGCCGCCGGCGCGTCGAGCAGCTCGCCCGCGCCCTGCGCTCGTTGCCAAGGGACGAGGTCCGCCGCCTCGGCCAGGCCGCGGAAACCATCTTTGCATTGGTAAAGAGGATTTAGGAACAGCCGCCCAGCAGCCGGGCCGCGTCCTTGGCGTGGTAGGTAAGGATCACGTCCGCTCCGGCCCGCCGGATGGCGGTGAGCGACTCCAGGATCACGCGCTCCCGGTCGATCCATTGGTTGCGCGCCGCCGCTTCGATCATGGCGTATTCGCCGGAAACCTGGTACGCCGCCAAAGGCGCTTCGAAGCGCTCCCGCGCTTCCCGGATCACGTCCAGGTAGGGCATCGCGGGCTTCACCATGATCATATCGGCGCCTTCTTGCAGGTCCAGCTCGATCTCGCGCATGGCCTCGCGCCGATTCGCCGGATCCATCTGGTATGACCGCCGGTCGCCGAACTGTGGCGCTGAATCGGCCGCCTCGCGAAACGGCCCATAGAAGGCCGAGGCGAATTTGGCCGCATAGGAAAGGATGGGCGTGTTGGTAAGTCCGGCCGCATCCAGTCCTTTGCGGATTGCCGCTACCCGGCCGTCCATCATGTCCGAAGGCGCCACGATGTCCATCCCGGCTTTGACCAGAGAAACCGCGGTTCGCGCCAGCAGTTCCAGGGTTTCATCGTTCACGATTTCGTACTCTCCGCCGGGGGCGCTTCGCACGATTCCGCAATGCCCGTGCGACATGTATTCGCACAGGCACACGTCGCCCATCAGGATGAGCTCGGGCACTTCCTTCCGGATTGCTCGGGCCGCCTGCTGCACAATGCCGTCCTCGGCCCATGCCCCGGTGGCCACCTCATCCTTGGTTTCGGGCAACCCGAACAGGATCAGGGCAGGAATCCCCAGCGTCTGTGCCTGCCGGGCTTCCACTACGGCCTCGTCCACAGACAGGTTGGCGACTCCCGGCATGGAGCGCACTTCCTTCCGCACCCCTTTTCCCGGACACACGAACATTGGATATACGAGGCACTGCGGCGAGAGCCGCGTTTCGCGCACCAGCGCCCGCAATTTCTCCGTGCGCCGCAGCCGCCGCATGCGGGTTTCCGGGAAGGCCATAGCAGGCGAATTCTAGCAGACCTCTCACCGCTTCCCGGGGGCTAGGGGGCGCAACCGGCGTTAGTAGCTGGTTTGGTATCCGGGTACTTCCGTAACTTGTTCTTTTGCCCGGCAGAGCTAGAATCGGCACCAGCAGAGTTTTATGCCTGTCTCCCGAAGACGTGTGTGGCTGGCCATCGCCGGCCTCATTGTGCTGGTCCACCTTGTCGTGTCCTTGAGTGTGGAATGGGGCCACTTCCAGCGCCAATACTGGCTGACCGCGTTCGGCAACTTGCTGCAAACCGCGCTGCTGGCTGCGGTCCTGGCCGCCATGCTCTTGAACACCATCGGCACGCGTGGTCGCCGCCGTGCTTTTTGGAGCCTGATGGCTCTCGGTTCCGGCCTCTGGCTCACCGGCCAGGTCCTTTGGACCTGGTATGAGATCGTGCGCCGCACGGAAGTACCCAACCCGTTCGTTGCCGATGTCGTCGTCTTCCTGCACATCGTTCCCATGATGGGTGCGTTGGCGATTCGTCCCCATCTACCCAGCAGCGAAAGCCGCCAGCGACTGGGATATATCGACTTTCTCCTCCTGATGCTCTGGTGGCTCTACCTGTATCTCATCCTGGTCATTCCCTGGCAGTATGTGCAGTTTAGCGAGGCCCTCTACGGGTACAGTTTCAACCTGCTCTACGACATTGAGAAGTTCGTTCTCATGGCCGGTGCCGGCCTGCTTTGGTTGACCACCAAGGGACTGTGGAAACGCGTTTACGGTCACCTGTTTGGCGCCACCGCGCTCTACGAGCTCGGCTCGCACTGGGTCAACATTGCCATCGACACCAAGGCCTATTACACGGGCAGCCTCTACGACGTTCCGCTGGTCGCTTCCATGGCCTGGTTCGTGTGGGTCGCGCTCCTTGCCCAGAAGCTTGCCCCCGGTGTAGCGGTGGAAGAAGAAGGGGGCCATCACGCCATGTGGCCGGCCCGGCTGGCCATGGCCACCGTCCTCTCTATCCCTCTGCTGATCTTTTGGAGCGTCTTCGGCAGTGCGGCGCCGCAGATGGTTCGCGATTTTCGGCTGGTCGTGTCTCTGGGTGCCTTTCTCGTGTTTTCCTTCCTGGTTTTCTGGCGGCAGCACACCCTGGATCATGAACTCCTGCGCCTGCTGCGCGCGTCCGAGGAGTCGCTCGCCCGGCAGAAAGTGCTGCAGGATGAACTGGTTCGTTCCGCCAAGCTGGCGGCCATGGGCCAATTAGTGGCCGGGGCCGCTCATGAGATCAACAATCCTCTTACGGCCATCCTGGGCTACGCCGACATGCTGGAATCTGACCCCGCGCTCAACGATCAAGAGCGCGGTTTGGCGGACAAGATCCGCCGCCAGGCCCGGCGCACCCGCGAATTGGTGGGCAATCTCATCAGCTTCGCCCGGCAGTCTCCGGCGGAAAAGAAGCGCGTCGACGTCAACGCCATCATTGCCAGCGCGGTCAAGATGCGCCAGTCTCAACTCGGCAAGCAGAACATCTTTCTCGAGATGCACCTCAAGCCCGAGCTGCCCGCTGTCATGGCCGACGAAAGCCATCTCTTCCAGGTCTTCTCCCACCTCATCAACAATGCCGCGGACGCCATGGCGGCCGGCGGCGGCGGGCCGCTCGCCATCCGCACTTTCCACGAAAACGACTACGTGGTCGCGGAGTTCAGCGACACGGGACCCGGCGTCACCGATCCCCAGCGCGTTTTCGATCCCTTCTACACCACCAAACCGGTGGGGAAGGGAACTGGGCTCGGCCTGAGCGCTGCCTACGGCATCGTCGCCGAACACGGGGGCCAGATCGTCTGCGCGAACCGGCCTCAGGGTGGCGCCAGCTTCGTGGTGCGCCTGCCCGCCGTGGTCGAGGCCAAGCCTTTGCCGGGCGCCATAGCTGGCGCTGCCGCCAACCGCCCTCCCGTCACGCACTGACGCCGCTGCGGTACCATGAAGCCGGCCGCCATGTCTCCTGCGCCGACCCTCCACACCAGCGCCCGCGTCCTTGAGTTCGACTCGCTGCGCGAGATCCTCCTCGCCTATTCCGCCTCCCCCCTCGGCCGCCACCGTATTGAGTCTCTTGCGCCGGTGTCGGACCATGACTGGCTCCAGCGCCAGCATCGCCTTACTGCCGAGGTCCGGCAGCTCTTACAGGCTGGCGGTCGTTTCGACTTCTCTGGCCTGACGGACCCCGAACCGCATCTCGAACGTGCCCGCATCGAAGGCGTGGCCTTGGAGCCGCCTGAAATCGTCTCCGTGATCGAGTTGACGGATCGTGCCGCGCAGTGGCGTGTGCTTGCGCTTCACCCGCCGGCCACGCTCCAGGGCTCCTGGGAGGAGGTCGCGGCCTTGTCGGCGGGAGTCGCCGACTTCGGCGATTTCCTGCGCTTCTTCCGCAACAAGATTCTGCCCGACGGCACCCTGGACGATCACGCCTCGCCCGATCTCGCTCGCCTCCGGCGCGAGGTCGAGAAGCAGAAGCGCCACATCCAGAACTCGCTCCGCGTCTATCTGCGCCGCTTGGCCGAGGCCGACGCCGTGACCGATGAACTCATCACCATTCGCGGCGAGCGTTTCGTCATCCCGGTCCGGGTGGAACAGAAGCGCAAGATATCCGGGGTCGTGCATGGCGCCAGCTCCAGCGGCCAAACCATCTTCATCGAGCCGCTCGAAACCATCGAACAGAACAATGAACTCGTTCGCTTGCTGGAAGAAGAGCAGGCCGAGGTCCGCCGCATCCTGCTGGAGATGACCCGGCGCATCGCGGCTCAGGCTCCGGCCATTGCCGCCGCGGCGCATGTGCTGGCCGAGCTCGAACTGCAATTCGCCAAGGCCCGTTTCGCCGAGGAGTACGACTGCGTCGCCGCACGCTTCGGCACGGGCAGCCTGATCGTCGAATCCGCGCGCCATCCGGTGCTGGAGCGCAGCCTTCGACTGCACGGTGCACAGCCGGTTCCCATCAGCCTGCGTCTCGACGAAGGCCATCGCCAGCTCGTCATCAGCGGCCCCAATACGGGCGGCAAGACCGTGGCCTTGAAAACGGTCGGCCTGCTGGCCCTGATGGCGCAAGCGGGCGTCCCTGTGCCCGCGACCAATGCCGAATTCCCGGTCTTCGACGCCGTGCTTGCCGACATCGGCGATTATCAGTCCATCGAGCAGAATCTTTCGACGTTCTCCGCTCATGTGACCAACATCGACTTCATCGCACGCACCGCCACGCCCGGCTCTCTGGTGCTGCTGGATGAACTCGGCTCGGCCACCGACCCGCAGGAAGGCGCCGCCCTCGCGGTCGCCATCGCCGACCATTTCCGCGGCATGGGCGCGCTCTCGATCGTTTCCACGCACCACACCTCGCTCAAGGTCTACGCCGCCAACACAGACGGCGTCCTGAACGCGGCGGTCGGCTTCGATGAGAACACTCTGCGCCCTACCTACGAGCTGCGTGTGGGCGTTCCCGGAGCTTCGGCCGGCATCAATATTGCCCAGCGTCTCGGTTTGAACGCGGAGATCATCTCCGCCGCCCGCGCCCGCCTGGACTCGGGCACCCAGGACGTCGCCCGCTTCCTCGATCGCCTGCATGACCAACTGCGCCAGGCCGAAGAAGAACGCGCTCGCCTTGCCCGTCAGGAAGAAGAAGTCGCCCGCGAGCGCTCGCGCCTGGCTGCCCGTGGCATGGACGAGCAGCGCGCCAAGGTTCGCGAGCTGGAAAAGAAGCTTGAAGCCGTGCTGCGCGACTTCGAATATCGCGTCCGCGAAACCGTGACCGCCGTGCAGGACCGGGCGGCTTCGCTCAAGCTTTCCAAGGACGCCGACCGCCGTCTCGCCCGTCTTCGCCGCGAGTTCCGCGAGCAGTTCGATTCCGCCGTGGTCGCCCACTCCACCGGCGCCGACCGCGGCGATCCGCACGCCCAGCCCGCGCTGGTACGCAACGTCGCCGAAGGCGATACCGTCAGGCTCAAGTCGCTGGGGCGCTCCGGCGTGGTCCGCCGCCAGCTCGACCCCAATACCTTCGAGGTCGAGGTCGGCGCCATGAAGATGCGCATCCCGCGCAGCGACATCGCCGAAGTGGCCGCCCGCGCCGCCGAATCTCCCGTCAAGGCTGCGCGCGCCCGTGGCATCGCCGTCTCACTCTCCGACGACGAAAACGCGGCGCCCGCCGAACTCAACGTCATCGGTGACAGCGTCGACGGAGCGACCAGCCGCGTGGAAAAGTTCCTCGACCGCGCCTTTCTCGCCGGCCTCACCCGCGTACGCATCGTGCACGGTAGCGGCATGGGCGTCCTGCGCAAGGCCCTGCGCAAGTACCTCGAAAAGCACCCGCACGTGGCTTCCATCGCCGAACCGCCGCAGAACGAAGGCGGGGCGGGAGCCACCATCGTGGATTTGCGAACCTAGGAGGGGACTCAGCCGTTTCGGTGCGCGGTCAGTTACCTTGGGAGCGCTGACATGCCTCTCGGTTTGGTACTGCCCCAGCGCCGAAGGCGCGGAATGAAAGTAGCCCAGGGCGGTGAGGCCCGCCGCAGGCGGGCGAACAAGCCCTGGGAAGGCGGTCTAACGAACCAGCGCCCGACTGGCTCCGAGCGAGTTTGCGAGCGAGGAGGCAATAGGAGGGCGTGCATGTTAGCTTGTCCAGGCGGGACTGAAAGAACCGTCGAGTAAGCCGTGCCTCGAGACGAACCACTAGCATCCAGCAGCGCCATTCGGTGGCAATGCCACACGTGCAAGGAATGGCACACCGGTCTGCCGCTCGATGTCGCCTGGGATGAGCCCTACTACTATTCAGTGCTTTCCGACGACGCTCGTAAGAATGCGTTTCTCGACAGCGACCTGTGTGTCATAGAGGATGATTACTTCATACGGGGCGTGATCGAGATCCCTATCATAGGTACTTCTGACCACTTCCTTTGGGGAGTGTGGAGTTCACTGAGCAAGAAGAATTTCCAGCTCGTGGTAGACCATTGGGACGATCCAGAGCTTGACCGGTTCGAGCCCATGTTCGGTTGGCTTAGTAATCGGATGGACTTCTATTCTGACACGCTCAACCTGAAGGTCAACGTTTGCCTGCGCTCAAAGGGACTTCGACCCAGAATCATTGTCCAGCCGACTGATCATCCACTGGCCGTGGAGCAAGAACAAGGCATCACGCTGGCTCGAATTCAGGAAATCAATGCCCAAGTCTTGCACTCCTAACCACTACGCGCTCAACGCCCGCTCCACATCCGCCAGCAGATCGTCCACGTGCTCCAGTCCCATCGAGAAGCGCAGCAAGTTCTCCGGTGTCTTGCTATCCGGTGGCTCGACGCTCTTGCGGTGGTCCACGTTGGAATGGACGCCGCCCAGGCTGGTCGCGCGCGTGATCAGCTTCAACTGCGCCGCGAACGCCAGTGCCTCTTTCGCTCCGCCCTTGATCTGCACCGAAACCAGCCCGCCGAACCCGCCCTTCATCTGTTTGGCCGCGATTGCGTGGCCGGGATGGCTCTTCAATCCCGGATAGCGCACGCGCTCGACAGCCGGCTGTTTCTCCAGGAACTCCGCTATCCGCAATGCGTTCGCCGCCTGCGCCCGCACTCGGTAAGGCAACGTCTGGATGCTGCGCAACAGCAGCCAGCAGTCGAACGCCGAGGGTACGCCACCGCCGTTCTGCTGCATCTTGCGCACTCCGGCGAACAGGGGATGCTCCGCATCCCGCGCGACGATGGCGCCACCGGTCAGGTCGCTATGACCGCCAAGATACTTCGTCGTCGAATGCAAGACCAGCTCGGCGCCCAGCGCCAGCGGATTCTGCAGCACCGGCGACGCCAACGTGCTGTCGCATACCACAGTCGCTCCCGCCTCATGCGCGATGCTTGCCGCCGCTTCGATATCCGTTATGCGCAACAGCGGGTTCGACGGCGTCTCCGTCCACACCAGCTTCGTGTTAGGCCGCACCGCGTTGCGGATCTGCGCCGTGTCGGTCATGTCGACGAACGACGACTCCAGACCCCAGATCGTGAAGGTGCCCCGCAGGAAGAGTGCGGTTTCGTAAAAAACATCCTGCGGCGCGATTACATGGTCGCCCGGCTTTAGGCTCTGCAGCACCGCCATGCTCGCGGCCTGCCCGGAGGAGAACGCTGCCGCCGCCGCGCCGCCCTCCAGCGCTGCCAGGCATTCTTCCAATGCTTGCCGGTTGGGGTTCTCGTCCCGCGCGTACAGGTACCCGCTCAGCCTGCCGCCATCCTCACCCCGTTCGTACACCGTCGAAAGATAGATAGGAGTGGCGACCGCTCTAAACTGCGACTCGATCTTGCGTCCCGCATGCACCGCTTGTGTTTCGATCTTCATGGCGTCTCCACTGTTGCGGCTTCCCGGGCTTGCGTCAAGCACCATCGGCCCGTTGGCATCGCCTGTCTTCTCTGGAAGTCTGTAAGATGTCCTTCGCGCCTAGCAGATGCCGTGGGAAGGGTACATGACCCAACAGGAACTCGACGACAAGCTGGC includes:
- a CDS encoding thiamine pyrophosphate-dependent enzyme; the encoded protein is MKNKHNKMQAQSKDGAKAAPALSAKIAHPIEDLRLEKPTFRVIEVVRDGEVRYEVRGKLDGQVPPIRESKYLKKEQGVAIYRWMLLNRKMEQALENLYKQGQVVGGVYFGLGQEACSCASAYALKKEDWLAPMIRNQGSLLVKGFPARDIMMQYMAKGGSPTKGRDASSHFGDIKERNVCAPISMLGDLIPVLAGVALGARMQGRNIAVMTYIGDGGQSTGVFHEGLNFAAVQ
- the lipB gene encoding lipoyl(octanoyl) transferase LipB, with translation MVQLGTVDYGTALELQHSLVERRKRGEIGDVLMLLEHPRVITLGRNARAANVIAAPEQLAARGVEVFECDRGGDVTYHGPGQLVGYPIFDLRGFVPPVGAVEFVRRLEEVLIRTCADFGIAAERVAGMTGVWTTPGSPQRPGETEKEKPQGKIAAIGVHISRGVTSHGFALNVNTDLSDFELIVPCGISQKPVTSMAKELGTTIPLSEVADVVARRCSEVFASEVRPVNALDALLGHPVGVPMRAPEEIRKLRGESEETWA
- the lpdA gene encoding dihydrolipoyl dehydrogenase, which translates into the protein MAETIYDVAILGAGPGGYTAAIRAGQWGLKTCLIEKDAKLGGTCLQVGCIPTKALLFNAEIYDHLKAAKEFGIEGVTSPKINWATVQDRKNKIVAKHTKGLDYLMRKNKVTVVGGFGRLTGPRKDGVLTVEVVPADGKGAATTVKAKNVILATGSEARMLPGLKADERILTNIEILSLDAIPKSLIVVGAGAVGVEFASIFRSFESEVTILEMLPRLVPLEDEEVSKELLRSFNKKGIKSHTGAKVDKVEKTKTGVAVSFTASDGKPQRVEAEKILIAVGRAPRTEGIGLEKTKVKSERGYVHVNEWMETAEPGMYAVGDILAGLPQLAHAGMMEGIVAVARIAGKPARPVRRERIPNCTYCEPQIGSVGLTEAAAKQAGYQVKVGKFPFTANSRASIVGAHEGFIKVIAEAKYGEILGVHIIGPSATELIAESVAVMELEGTVDDLMFTIHAHPTLSEGMGDAFNAVEGVAINF
- a CDS encoding VOC family protein codes for the protein MGTELALGAIGQISVTAHDLDRAVAFYRDVLGMKFLFPAGSLAFFDCNGIRLMLAVPDKKEFDHPSSIIYFKVPDIQKAHAALTERKVKVEEPPILVAKLEKFDLWLCSFRDSEGNLLALMSEVAR
- a CDS encoding MarR family transcriptional regulator — translated: MADRLHSAAIRLLRRLRAQDRASGVGPAQLSALSVLVFAGPRSLKELAEAEQVRPPTMSRIVAGLRRSGLVRAEAVGADRRKLRLVPTPRGVRVMQQGRRRRVEQLARALRSLPRDEVRRLGQAAETIFALVKRI
- the hemB gene encoding porphobilinogen synthase; this translates as MAFPETRMRRLRRTEKLRALVRETRLSPQCLVYPMFVCPGKGVRKEVRSMPGVANLSVDEAVVEARQAQTLGIPALILFGLPETKDEVATGAWAEDGIVQQAARAIRKEVPELILMGDVCLCEYMSHGHCGIVRSAPGGEYEIVNDETLELLARTAVSLVKAGMDIVAPSDMMDGRVAAIRKGLDAAGLTNTPILSYAAKFASAFYGPFREAADSAPQFGDRRSYQMDPANRREAMREIELDLQEGADMIMVKPAMPYLDVIREARERFEAPLAAYQVSGEYAMIEAAARNQWIDRERVILESLTAIRRAGADVILTYHAKDAARLLGGCS
- a CDS encoding ATP-binding protein, encoding MPVSRRRVWLAIAGLIVLVHLVVSLSVEWGHFQRQYWLTAFGNLLQTALLAAVLAAMLLNTIGTRGRRRAFWSLMALGSGLWLTGQVLWTWYEIVRRTEVPNPFVADVVVFLHIVPMMGALAIRPHLPSSESRQRLGYIDFLLLMLWWLYLYLILVIPWQYVQFSEALYGYSFNLLYDIEKFVLMAGAGLLWLTTKGLWKRVYGHLFGATALYELGSHWVNIAIDTKAYYTGSLYDVPLVASMAWFVWVALLAQKLAPGVAVEEEGGHHAMWPARLAMATVLSIPLLIFWSVFGSAAPQMVRDFRLVVSLGAFLVFSFLVFWRQHTLDHELLRLLRASEESLARQKVLQDELVRSAKLAAMGQLVAGAAHEINNPLTAILGYADMLESDPALNDQERGLADKIRRQARRTRELVGNLISFARQSPAEKKRVDVNAIIASAVKMRQSQLGKQNIFLEMHLKPELPAVMADESHLFQVFSHLINNAADAMAAGGGGPLAIRTFHENDYVVAEFSDTGPGVTDPQRVFDPFYTTKPVGKGTGLGLSAAYGIVAEHGGQIVCANRPQGGASFVVRLPAVVEAKPLPGAIAGAAANRPPVTH
- a CDS encoding endonuclease MutS2 is translated as MSPAPTLHTSARVLEFDSLREILLAYSASPLGRHRIESLAPVSDHDWLQRQHRLTAEVRQLLQAGGRFDFSGLTDPEPHLERARIEGVALEPPEIVSVIELTDRAAQWRVLALHPPATLQGSWEEVAALSAGVADFGDFLRFFRNKILPDGTLDDHASPDLARLRREVEKQKRHIQNSLRVYLRRLAEADAVTDELITIRGERFVIPVRVEQKRKISGVVHGASSSGQTIFIEPLETIEQNNELVRLLEEEQAEVRRILLEMTRRIAAQAPAIAAAAHVLAELELQFAKARFAEEYDCVAARFGTGSLIVESARHPVLERSLRLHGAQPVPISLRLDEGHRQLVISGPNTGGKTVALKTVGLLALMAQAGVPVPATNAEFPVFDAVLADIGDYQSIEQNLSTFSAHVTNIDFIARTATPGSLVLLDELGSATDPQEGAALAVAIADHFRGMGALSIVSTHHTSLKVYAANTDGVLNAAVGFDENTLRPTYELRVGVPGASAGINIAQRLGLNAEIISAARARLDSGTQDVARFLDRLHDQLRQAEEERARLARQEEEVARERSRLAARGMDEQRAKVRELEKKLEAVLRDFEYRVRETVTAVQDRAASLKLSKDADRRLARLRREFREQFDSAVVAHSTGADRGDPHAQPALVRNVAEGDTVRLKSLGRSGVVRRQLDPNTFEVEVGAMKMRIPRSDIAEVAARAAESPVKAARARGIAVSLSDDENAAPAELNVIGDSVDGATSRVEKFLDRAFLAGLTRVRIVHGSGMGVLRKALRKYLEKHPHVASIAEPPQNEGGAGATIVDLRT
- a CDS encoding DUF2199 domain-containing protein, whose product is MPRDEPLASSSAIRWQCHTCKEWHTGLPLDVAWDEPYYYSVLSDDARKNAFLDSDLCVIEDDYFIRGVIEIPIIGTSDHFLWGVWSSLSKKNFQLVVDHWDDPELDRFEPMFGWLSNRMDFYSDTLNLKVNVCLRSKGLRPRIIVQPTDHPLAVEQEQGITLARIQEINAQVLHS
- a CDS encoding PLP-dependent transferase, translating into MKIETQAVHAGRKIESQFRAVATPIYLSTVYERGEDGGRLSGYLYARDENPNRQALEECLAALEGGAAAAAFSSGQAASMAVLQSLKPGDHVIAPQDVFYETALFLRGTFTIWGLESSFVDMTDTAQIRNAVRPNTKLVWTETPSNPLLRITDIEAAASIAHEAGATVVCDSTLASPVLQNPLALGAELVLHSTTKYLGGHSDLTGGAIVARDAEHPLFAGVRKMQQNGGGVPSAFDCWLLLRSIQTLPYRVRAQAANALRIAEFLEKQPAVERVRYPGLKSHPGHAIAAKQMKGGFGGLVSVQIKGGAKEALAFAAQLKLITRATSLGGVHSNVDHRKSVEPPDSKTPENLLRFSMGLEHVDDLLADVERALSA